One Ornithorhynchus anatinus isolate Pmale09 chromosome 2, mOrnAna1.pri.v4, whole genome shotgun sequence DNA segment encodes these proteins:
- the LOC100680589 gene encoding olfactory receptor 52K2-like — MLTSNGTLLHQSTFILLGIPGLEAGHIWISIPFSLVYLMALLGNFALLIIIKMEPSLHEPMYLFLCMLAGADLVVCTTAVPKLLSLFWFNDGEISFEGCLTQMFLIHSLSTMESGFFLAMAFDRYVAICYPLRHSAILTHLVVRRMGLAIFLRGILLLSAHPFLLRWLPYCRTNIIAHTYCEFMALIKLACAETRVIRAYSLIVAFFTGGLDFLLIIFSYVLILRAVFCLSSKDARLKTLGTCGSHICVILMFYTPAFLSFLTHRFGHHIAPHIHIFVANIYLLVPPMVNPIIYGVKTKRILEKVRRFLNLLKF; from the coding sequence ATGTTAACTTCCAATGGCACCTTACTCCATCAGTCCACCTTCATCCTGCTTGGCATCCCAGGGCTGGAGGCTGGCCACATTTGGATCTCCATCCCCTTCAGCCTGGTCTACCTAATGGCCCTGCTGGGGAACTTTgctcttctcatcatcatcaagatggaACCCAGTCTCCATGAGCCCATGTACCTCTTCCTCTGTATGCTGGCGGGAGCCGACCTGGTCGTTTGTACCACAGCGGTACCCAAGCTACTCAGTCTCTTCTGGTTCAATGATGGGGAGATCTCCTTCGAAGGCTGCCTCACCCAAATGTTCTTGATCCATTCTCTCTCTACTATGGAATCTGGGTTCTTCCTGGCCATGGCCTTTGACCGCTACGTGGCCATCTGCTACCCGCTGAGACATTCTGCCATCCTGACCCACCTGGTCGTCAGGAGGATGGGGTTGGCCATCTTCCTCCGTGGGATCCTGCTGCTCAGCGCCCACCCCTTCCTGCTCAGGTGGCTTCCCTACTGTAGGACCAACATCATTGCCCACACCTACTGTGAGTTCATGGCACTCATCAAGCTGGCTTGTGCTGAGACCAGGGTCATCCGGGCCTATAGCCTCATTGTCGCCTTCTTCACTGGAGGGTTGGACTTCCTGCTGATCATCTTTTCGTATGTCCTCATCCTCCGGGCCGTGTTCTGCCTCTCCTCTAAGGATGCTCGGCTCAAGACCCTGGGGACCTGTGGCTCCCACATATGTGTGATCTTGATGTTCTACACCCcggccttcctctccttcctcacacaCAGGTTTGGGCATCACATCGCCCCCCATATCCACATCTTTGTGGCCAACATCTACCTTCTGGTGCCCCCTATGGTAAATCCCATCATCTATGGGGTGAAGACCAAAAGGATCCTTGAGAAAGTCCGCAGGTTCCTCAACCTCTTAAAGTTCTGA